TGGAGGTCTCCGGCCTCGCCTTCGCCTACCCCGACGGCCACCAGGCCCTGTTCGGCGTGGACTTCTCCATCGCGCGCGGCGAGCGGGTCGCGCTGCTCGGGCCGAACGGCGCCGGCAAGACGACGCTCGTCCTGCACCTCAACGGCATCCTGACCGGCGGTACCGGCACCGTGCACGTCGCCGGGCTGCCCGTCGGCAAGCAGCACATGGCCGAGATCCGGCGGCGGGTCGGCATCGTCTTCCAGGATCCGGACGACCAGCTCTTCATGCCGACCGTGCGGGAGGACGTGGCGTTCGGGCCCGCGGCGGCCGGGCTGAAGGGGGCCGAGCTGGAGGCGCGCGTCGACCATGCGCTGGAGCTGGTCGGCATGGCGGAGTTCAAGGAACGGCCGCCGCACCACCTCTCCTTCGGCCAGCGT
This genomic window from Streptomyces sp. DG2A-72 contains:
- a CDS encoding energy-coupling factor ABC transporter ATP-binding protein, whose amino-acid sequence is MGPVSTASLEVSGLAFAYPDGHQALFGVDFSIARGERVALLGPNGAGKTTLVLHLNGILTGGTGTVHVAGLPVGKQHMAEIRRRVGIVFQDPDDQLFMPTVREDVAFGPAAAGLKGAELEARVDHALELVGMAEFKERPPHHLSFGQRRRVAVATVLAMEPEILVLDEPSSNLDPASRRELADILRSLDVTLLMVTHDLPYALELCARSLILSEGVIAADGKTGELLADEELMRAHRLELPFGFDPRSVATAPEGP